CGGCGAGGACATGGACATCACCGTATATGATGGCGAGCAGATAGAGCTTTACGGCCCGGTGCGGGACCAACTGGCGCTGGCGGCGCCCATGAGGCCGTTGTGCTCGGAAGATTGCAAAGGACTTTGCCCCGTGTGCGGGGCGGACCTGAATGTTGAAAAATGCGGATGCCAGGCCCAGGTGTTGGACCCGAGGCTGGCGGCGCTCAAGAAACTGATCAAGTGATGGAGGTTTAGAAGATGCCAGTACCGAAGAAAAAAACCACGCGCGGGAAAAGAGGAAATCGCCGCTCCCATGACGGGATAGCGGCCCCCGCCAACTCCGCATGCCCCAACTGCGGAGAGCCCAAACAGCCGCACAGGGTGTGCCCGGCCTGCGGCCAATACAAGGAAATGCA
This region of Nitrospinota bacterium genomic DNA includes:
- the rpmF gene encoding 50S ribosomal protein L32, coding for MPVPKKKTTRGKRGNRRSHDGIAAPANSACPNCGEPKQPHRVCPACGQYKEMQALEVEEA